One part of the Arabidopsis thaliana chromosome 4, partial sequence genome encodes these proteins:
- the ACS6 gene encoding 1-aminocyclopropane-1-carboxylic acid (acc) synthase 6 (1-aminocyclopropane-1-carboxylic acid (acc) synthase 6 (ACS6); CONTAINS InterPro DOMAIN/s: 1-aminocyclopropane-1-carboxylate synthase (InterPro:IPR001176), Aminotransferase, class I/classII (InterPro:IPR004839), Pyridoxal phosphate-dependent transferase, major domain (InterPro:IPR015424), Aminotransferases, class-I, pyridoxal-phosphate-binding site (InterPro:IPR004838), Pyridoxal phosphate-dependent transferase, major region, subdomain 1 (InterPro:IPR015421), Pyridoxal phosphate-dependent transferase, major region, subdomain 2 (InterPro:IPR015422); BEST Arabidopsis thaliana protein match is: ACC synthase 1 (TAIR:AT3G61510.1); Has 1807 Blast hits to 1807 proteins in 277 species: Archae - 0; Bacteria - 0; Metazoa - 736; Fungi - 347; Plants - 385; Viruses - 0; Other Eukaryotes - 339 (source: NCBI BLink).) encodes MVAFATEKKQDLNLLSKIASGDGHGENSSYFDGWKAYEENPFHPIDRPDGVIQMGLAENQLCGDLMRKWVLKHPEASICTSEGVNQFSDIAIFQDYHGLPEFRQAVAKFMEKTRNNKVKFDPDRIVMSGGATGAHETVAFCLANPGDGFLVPTPYYPGFDRDLRWRTGVNLVPVTCHSSNGFKITVEALEAAYENARKSNIPVKGLLVTNPSNPLGTTLDRECLKSLVNFTNDKGIHLIADEIYAATTFGQSEFISVAEVIEEIEDCNRDLIHIVYSLSKDMGLPGLRVGIVYSYNDRVVQIARKMSSFGLVSSQTQHLIAKMLSDEEFVDEFIRESKLRLAARHAEITTGLDGLGIGWLKAKAGLFLWMDLRNLLKTATFDSETELWRVIVHQVKLNVSPGGSFHCHEPGWFRVCFANMDHKTMETALERIRVFTSQLEEETKPMAATTMMAKKKKKCWQSNLRLSFSDTRRFDDGFFSPHSPVPPSPLVRAQT; translated from the exons atggtgGCTTTTGcaacagagaagaagcaagatcTGAATCTATTGTCTAAAATCGCCTCCGGTGACGGTCACGGCGAGAATTCCTCTTATTTCGATGGTTGGAAAGCTTATGAAGAAAACCCATTTCACCCAATTGATAGACCTGACGGAGTTATTCAAATGGGTCTCGCTGAAAATCAG CTTTGTGGAGATTTGATGCGTAAATGGGTTTTAAAACATCCAGAAGCTTCGATTTGTACATCAGAAGGTGTGAATCAATTCAGTGACATTGCCATTTTTCAAGATTATCATGGCTTGCCTGAATTCAGACAA GCTGTAGCGAAATTTATGGAGAAGACTAGAAATAACAAAGTTAAGTTTGATCCTGACCGGATTGTTATGAGCGGCGGCGCAACCGGAGCACACGAGACGGTTGCTTTCTGTTTAGCTAATCCCGGCGATGGTTTCTTAGTTCCAACCCCTTATTATCCAGG GTTTGATAGAGATTTGAGATGGAGAACCGGAGTGAATCTTGTACCGGTTACTTGTCATAGCTCTAATGGGTTCAAGATTACGGTGGAAGCCTTGGAAGCTGCTTACGAAAACGCGAGAAAATCGAATATTCCGGTTAAGGGTTTACTTGTAACCAATCCTTCAAACCCGCTTGGTACGACGTTAGACCGGGAATGTTTGAAGTCTCTTGTTAACTTCACTAATGACAAAGGGATTCATCTTATTGCTGATGAGATTTATGCTGCTACTACTTTTGGTCAATCCGAGTTCATAAGTGTTGCGGAAGTAATCGAGGAGATCGAAGATTGTAACCGCGATTTGATACATATTGTGTATAGTCTATCTAAAGATATGGGTCTGCCTGGTTTAAGAGTTGGTATAGTATACTCTTACAATGACAGGGTGGTTCAGATCGCAAGGAAAATGTCGAGTTTCGGTCTTGTTTCGTCACAAACGCAGCATTTGATCGCTAAAATGTTATCCGATGAAGAGTTTGTAGACGAGTTTATCCGCGAGAGCAAATTGCGGTTAGCTGCAAGGCACGCTGAGATAACCACCGGTTTAGATGGTTTAGGGATTGGTTGGTTAAAGGCCAAAGCCGGTTTGTTCTTGTGGATGGATTTAAGAAATCTTTTGAAGACAGCAACGTTTGATTCGGAAACCGAACTATGGCGTGTGATTGTTCACCAAGTGAAGCTCAACGTGTCTCCAGGCGGTTCGTTCCATTGCCATGAACCGGGATGGTTTAGAGTATGTTTTGCGAATATGGACCATAAGACGATGGAGACAGCTCTAGAGAGGATTAGAGTGTTCACTAGCCAACTTGAGGAGGAGACTAAACCGATGGCTGCAACAACTATGATggctaaaaagaagaagaagtgttggCAGAGTAACCTCAGGTTAAGCTTTAGTGACACGAGGCGGTTCGATGATGGCTTCTTCTCGCCTCATTCGCCTGTGCCGCCTTCTCCGCTAGTCCGTGCACAGACTTAA
- a CDS encoding Peroxidase superfamily protein (Peroxidase superfamily protein; FUNCTIONS IN: peroxidase activity, heme binding; INVOLVED IN: response to oxidative stress, oxidation reduction; LOCATED IN: endomembrane system; EXPRESSED IN: 11 plant structures; EXPRESSED DURING: 7 growth stages; CONTAINS InterPro DOMAIN/s: Haem peroxidase (InterPro:IPR010255), Plant peroxidase (InterPro:IPR000823), Peroxidases heam-ligand binding site (InterPro:IPR019793), Peroxidase, active site (InterPro:IPR019794), Haem peroxidase, plant/fungal/bacterial (InterPro:IPR002016); BEST Arabidopsis thaliana protein match is: Peroxidase superfamily protein (TAIR:AT1G05260.1); Has 1807 Blast hits to 1807 proteins in 277 species: Archae - 0; Bacteria - 0; Metazoa - 736; Fungi - 347; Plants - 385; Viruses - 0; Other Eukaryotes - 339 (source: NCBI BLink).): MTRFGLALLMILVIQGLVTFSEAQLKMGFYDQTCPYAEKIVQDVVNQHINNAPSLAAGLIRMHFHDCFVRGCDGSILINATSSNQQVEKLAPPNLTVRGFDFIDKVKSALESKCPGIVSCADIITLATRDSIVAIGGPTWNVPTGRRDGRISNFAEAMNNIPPPFGNFTTLITLFGNQGLDVKDLVLLSGAHTIGVSHCSSFSNRLFNFTGVGDQDPSLDSEYADNLKSRRCLSIADNTTKVEMDPGSRNTFDLSYYRLVLKRRGLFESDAALTMNPAALAQVKRFAGGSEQEFFAEFSNSMEKMGRIGVKTGSDGEIRRTCAFVN, translated from the exons ATGACGAGATTCGGATTAGctcttttgatgattcttgtGATTCAAGGGCTTGTGACCTTTTCAGAAGCACAATTGAAGATGGGATTCTACGACCAAACGTGCCCTTACGCAGAGAAGATCGTACAAGATGTTGTCAACCAACATATAAACAATGCACCCTCTTTGGCTGCTGGCCTAATTAGGATGCATTTTCATGACTGCTTCGTTCGG GGTTGTGATGGTTCCATCTTGATCAACGCGACATCGAGCAACCAACAAGTGGAGAAGCTTGCTCCTCCGAATCTAACTGTGAGAGGTTTCGATTTTATCGATAAAGTAAAGTCTGCTCTAGAATCAAAGTGCCCTGGAATCGTCTCTTGCGCTGATATCATCACACTTGCTACTAGAGACTCTATTGTTGCTATT GGTGGACCGACATGGAACGTTCCAACGGGGCGCAGAGACGGACGTATCTCTAACTTTGCCGAGGCTATGAACAATATTCCTCCTCCTTTCGGAAACTTCACGACTCTGATAACCCTCTTTGGAAACCAAGGACTTGATGTTAAAGACCTCGTCTTGTTATCCG GTGCCCACACGATTGGAGTGTCTCATTGCTCCTCCTTCTCAAACCGTCTCTTCAATTTCACCGGCGTTGGAGACCAAGATCCATCGCTCGACAGCGAATATGCCGACAATCTCAAATCACGGAGATGTTTATCTATCGCTGACAATACCACAAAAGTCGAAATGGATCCCGGTAGTCGAAACACCTTCGATCTTAGCTACTACCGTCTTGTCCTAAAACGTCGTGGACTTTTTGAGTCTGACGCTGCATTGACTATGAATCCTGCGGCATTGGCTCAGGTCAAACGCTTCGCCGGAGGATCGGAGCAAGAGTTCTTTGCTGAGTTCTCCAACTCCATGGAGAAAATGGGAAGGATTGGGGTCAAAACAGGGTCGGATGGGGAGATTCGAAGAACATGTGCATTTGTTAACTAA
- a CDS encoding ROH1, putative (DUF793) (CONTAINS InterPro DOMAIN/s: Protein BYPASS related (InterPro:IPR008511); BEST Arabidopsis thaliana protein match is: Protein of unknown function (DUF793) (TAIR:AT4G23530.1); Has 1807 Blast hits to 1807 proteins in 277 species: Archae - 0; Bacteria - 0; Metazoa - 736; Fungi - 347; Plants - 385; Viruses - 0; Other Eukaryotes - 339 (source: NCBI BLink).), whose translation MAPATEHQSSFLSRLSRRNQVVSMEVNHEQEQEELEDFQKHVAERFAELLPPSDSPESYPILSIQWLRKLLDVFMSIESEFHSVLTSNPSQISKPPLDKLVPEMLDRIVKALDICTAVVNGVDSVRQIQRCAEIAVTALKQTPLSDGSVRRAKRALTSLLAALNADKNSGSSGGGSGRRSSTDQWSSFGRRSGGSSGGGGGGAGCVSKNWSAAKQIQAMTANLVAPRGGEASPMYIMSSVMVMVMWTLVVAVPCQTSNGLMVHVPLPKNQVWANAAVSISERVGEEMKRKETRGGGLMEEMQRMERIGLKLMEFSEGFRFNGEEDVVAEVAEMEEICRKMEDGLEGLQRRVREVFHRLVKSRSEILEVIDH comes from the coding sequence ATGGCGCCGGCGACGGAGCATCAGAGCTCGTTCTTGAGTCGACTAAGCCGTCGCAATCAAGTGGTTTCCATGGAGGTTAACCACGAGCAAGAGCAAGAAGAACTCgaagattttcaaaaacacGTAGCTGAACGTTTCGCGGAGCTCTTACCACCGTCGGATTCGCCGGAATCTTACCCGATTCTTTCGATCCAGTGGCTAAGGAAGCTTCTTGATGTTTTCATGTCTATAGAATCGGAGTTTCATTCGGTTTTAACATCGAATCCGTCTCAGATCTCGAAACCTCCGTTGGATAAGCTTGTACCGGAGATGCTTGATCGGATTGTTAAAGCTCTTGATATTTGTACCGCCGTAGTCAACGGCGTTGACTCAGTCAGACAAATCCAACGTTGTGCGGAGATTGCTGTTACGGCGTTGAAACAAACGCCGTTAAGTGACGGAAGCGTTAGGAGAGCTAAAAGAGCTCTTACAAGCCTCCTCGCCGCTTTAAACGCTGATAAAAACAGCGGTAGCAGCGGCGGAGGAAGTGGTAGGAGGTCATCGACGGATCAGTGGTCGTCGTTTGGTCGACGTAGCGGCGGAAGcagcggaggaggaggaggaggagcaggGTGTGTGAGTAAGAATTGGTCAGCGGCGAAGCAGATTCAAGCAATGACGGCGAATCTTGTAGCGCCACGTGGAGGAGAGGCGTCGCCGATGTATATAATGAGTAGTGTGATGGTAATGGTGATGTGGACGTTAGTTGTAGCGGTTCCTTGTCAGACAAGTAACGGCTTAATGGTTCATGTACCGCTGCCGAAGAATCAGGTATGGGCTAACGCGGCCGTGAGTATCTCGGAGAGGGTCGGAGAAGAGATGAAACGGAAGGAGACGCGTGGTGGTGGACTGATGGAGGAGATGCAGAGGATGGAGAGGATCGGGTTGAAGCTGATGGAGTTCAGTgaagggtttaggtttaatgGGGAGGAGGATGTGGTGGCGGAAGTGGCGGAGATGGAGGAGATTTGCCGGAAAATGGAAGATGGGCTTGAGGGGTTACAGAGAAGAGTTAGAGAAGTGTTTCATAGGTTGGTGAAAAGCAGAAGTGAGATACTTGAAGTGATTGATCACTGA